The Dreissena polymorpha isolate Duluth1 chromosome 4, UMN_Dpol_1.0, whole genome shotgun sequence region GTCATACTTTGGGCCAACAGGCGGCTCGTAGCCGGGGTACATCTGGGTAACCAGCGGGTTGGAGTAATAGAAATGGGGCAAGTGCTTAGCGTCCAGGGCCGCTTCCAGCAGACTTATGAAGTACAGCAGAGCGTCGTATGTGTTGTTAAGGGCAACGGTCGGACGCAAGTGACATGTGAACATGACTTCGTACAGCGCGATCTGTTTCAAGTGGTACGATTTCAGCACGGTTACAAGTTGGGGTGGCGACTGTTTTTTATCCTTGGCTAGCGTCTTAGCTCTTACGAAGTACGTCTTCATAATGCGCAAAGCTGTCAGAATGTACTGCCCCCTTGCAGTGGTCCTGATAACATCCAGCGTGTGTTTCTCGTAGCCCGAGGAGTTGATATGCCACACCAGGGTTTTCTCTGTCTCAGAGACGAATTCTAGCATTTGGTTCATGTCTCCCTCCACCCATTTGCAGACCGCGTGGATGGGGCAACCGAGGCGGGTACCTTGGTACGTCGTTGTTGTGTCCTCTCGCAATTTCATAGCAGGAACTATATCCAGGTCAATCTCGCCTGTTCCGTCTTCCGATTTTCTAAGCTTACCTGCCACCATAAGTTGGTTATGAGCCTCTTCATTGAGATGAATAGTGATGTTTATAGCCGGCGGATTCTTTTTTCTGGTGATGCTAAACTCAACCTCTTTGTTGTCTCGTATCTTTTTTTCAACAATTAGGCTCGCCGCATCCACGATTGAAGTCAGTATCTTCTCGTGAAGGTTCTTCGAGCTAAGGAACAACTTCCCATTCAACTTTACGAACACGCTTTTTTTGCAAAGCTTCGGAAAGGTTTTCTCCAAGTTTTCCCATTTGTCGTCGATCTCGAAGAAACAAAACCCGGGGATTACAACAGAGGATTTCGTCACCGGCTTGGACACTAGCTTCAAGCCTTCTATTTGAAACTGAATGACGGAATCGTACTCGTTCGGCCAAATGACCTTGAGTGCGTCCCGAGAGCTGCCTTGCCGGATGTAAGACTCGATCCTAAGACGCTCATACTTGACGGCCTCCGCGCGCATCGCGTTCTGGAGCTCTTTCATGACGTAATCAACGGCCTCTCGAGAGCGTGCCCACGGCTTTGACCCGAAATCTATGTCACCTGAAAGAATAACACTCGTTGTTTACTCTTACTACCATTCTATTCCGGTAGCATTTTTATACTTTGTGTCTGCATTACACATATTTCTTAAGTAAAAATGATAACATCTTCTTAATCACTATGCATTCAAACCTGGGTGATAATGATATTTTTTGGAAGTCAATCATGATACGTTGTTATGGCCACTTTACCGCGTTTTACACATGAAATACTAgtatacatataaaatgtaaaacaacacTTATTATGCGCATTTAAATACAGTTTACATAGCCCGAATATACTAGAAAGTAACTCGCAAGGTATTTCACAGctataacaatataaagaagtgaaactccagctgctggagcagtattgaattttcattaaaaacaattagttggtcctttatttaaggcaagtgaccgattgcccaaacagtacaaaacagcacaatacagcacaatacaaaccaacataaacacaaaatatgaataaagctggggtcaccgccttggaacggtcaatgcaaagcattgggggtttaaacctggttatagagcgctcaacctcacacttggcccagcaatattcataatacatttaagtgttaataaaatttaacgtcatagcattgtaactcaaatcaaacaataataaaagggaattaaaacgcattcaatttaattactatttaattactcaattgcattgaataTACAAGAGTAAcaaaattacaactttttgacgaacgatcaaataaaactattaacaattgtcaactacattccttctttatagaaaagatttgagaatatagaatcatatagttaatatctcagaaaatCATCGCGCAAAttcaggaagaagcagcaataatgggtgtaaaaattccatattacatagcttggttgtttatgtgactgctaaacaaattaaaaataattaaatcaaacaagaaacgcctatcagagagaaaatataaataaaatggaacgttataaacccaatgaccaacgcatgtagattacaactggggaagtcggtcgtatgacgtcacaaaaatccataatgacataatgacgtgaacaaattccaagggcaggactaaataaaaatattaatggggctgtgctactaataaaacaagtttaggtgatttaatattaagaagcaaatgaataaaatggtaattccattaaagcgacattattggaatcaaacagtatataggtgttttgacaactgaagacagaaatgatttgatgtacgatttgagtccaaatgtagtttacatgcagatttgttcatacgacacaatgacacaattttattcaacagtgaaaaatgcctataatgtagtattcatgcagatttgttcatacgacacaatgacacaattttattcaacagtgaaaaatgcctataatatcactaatgattccaaattttaagggaagaaagatatagtgaatcgaaaaccatcaaacacgtgtttttaagtacataagcatcgtatccttttgataaaaacaagttaattaaattgaaaagtttaatatgaacatttggtttaacatattttaatttgcggacacgcttcaaaacatcttcgtaaaatgatggatgggagattccattatttaaatgccattttaaagaaacattatattttaaaattaaatcaccatacttagagtaaaatctagcaaatttatttcttaggttatgatacaaaaagccttgttttagcaattttttagttaatattagattacgatcattaaaatctttaatacacgaacatactctggcataacgtaccaactgcgaaatgtaaataccataggaaggtcctttagggatgttgccatctagaaacggaaaatttacaatttcaaagttaaaatcgtcccgtttgtcgtataaactagttttgatcaaattattattaatagttaaatgtaagtctaaatacgcagcgtctgtattggatatacacgatctatttaagactagttcttttgggtagattttgtgaatatattgttcaaataatggattatctaaattaagtatgtcatcaatgtacctactagtaaggttaaaacaattaatcaaatctacttgcttagttttagataattctaacataaattcgctttcataacaatataaaaaaaggtcagctataagtggcgcacaattagtacccataggaacgccaataatttgtttaaatattttaccattaaattcaacaaacaagttatccaaaagaaaagtaagtgctgcacaaaagtcaagaccagtccaaatgatgtaattatctaatatctgattagtaaaaaaagctgttttagtgtttaaagctagatacaaacatttctctctagcaaaagttttttcaatcaaagaaacaagtttggattttattaaagcgtgaggaagcgttgtatatagtgtcgaaaaatcataagtacttacctgtgacaccttatattttttattttcaattttatcaataacttctaaggtgttttttattgaccaaaataggttaatattactattttcataagaattactggaaacaaatatttttctctagatatacaattattatattaaagcaGGAGTTATACCAATACTGTTTTCAGGCATGCTGATAAGGATGCATAAGGTAAAAATTTcgatatgtatgtttgtattaaaattacGTCACATTGTCCCTATGTGCTAGGCCAAACACAGGGTATCCTACATGTAATACAAACTTGTATTTCTTATGAAGTACGTAACATACTATTTCATGCATTTACGATTTAACAAGCTATAACAAGAGTAACTCGCATGTCAACTTCAATATATTTACATTCTGTCAGGGCATTAATGTTAACTTACTTACTCCATGTATGATTCACGTACCAATATACTCGGATTCCTTTAAACTCTTAATCCAACCTTGATCGCAACCGTCGAAGTTGGCTACTGGCTTAACCCATTCGTTGAAGTTGGCGCCAATATGTTTGGGATCTAACTGAAATGACCATTCGGTAACCTCGTAAATTAATAATGTCCGCTACGAGGCATGGTTTACTGAATATGTAAATTAATGTTCGCCAAAAAAACCCATACGCATCTCGTCACATCGCCATTGCATTGAAGCAGAATATGTAGATGATCTTAAATATTGATCTTTGATTTATTCGACGTACTAGAATTTTTGTCACGGACATGGCGTGTCAACCATCTGCCAATAGACTCAGTATaaagtaatataaattatttttcgtttttatcaaattaatgtcaatgttCGAATATAACCAACTTGATGTGCCATACATTACAttcatttaagtatatgtttacATACGCTCACCCGCTCAAATGCTCTGGATACGTCACCATTGCCCGCCGCCATAACAGTCGGAACTACTCGAGTGTCTTCGGTAATCGATGGAATTTTAAACTCCCCAAAATGTTCCAACTGTTTCCTGCAGTTTATTCGTCGGAGTTCTCGCTCTTAACGCACTTTCAGATTATAATCGGTACCTGAAACATAATTCAGAGCCTTAACGTTCTTTTTAATGATTATTAATGTTGAATTCCACCCTAAGCCACTGGCTAA contains the following coding sequences:
- the LOC127876200 gene encoding uncharacterized protein LOC127876200 isoform X2; the encoded protein is MAAGNGDVSRAFERLDPKHIGANFNEWVKPVANFDGCDQGWIKSLKESEYIGDIDFGSKPWARSREAVDYVMKELQNAMRAEAVKYERLRIESYIRQGSSRDALKVIWPNEYDSVIQFQIEGLKLVSKPVTKSSVVIPGFCFFEIDDKWENLEKTFPKLCKKSVFVKLNGKLFLSSKNLHEKILTSIVDAASLIVEKKIRDNKEVEFSITRKKNPPAINITIHLNEEAHNQLMVAGKLRKSEDGTGEIDLDIVPAMKLREDTTTTYQGTRLGCPIHAVCKWVEGDMNQMLEFVSETEKTLVWHINSSGYEKHTLDVIRTTARGQYILTALRIMKTYFVRAKTLAKDKKQSPPQLVTVLKSYHLKQIALYEVMFTCHLRPTVALNNTYDALLYFISLLEAALDAKHLPHFYYSNPLVTQMYPGYEPPVGPKYDLFRKCPADALLQAKKVLQNQLITALRLVRTENKDMTKLVNEFKDKILSGKYF
- the LOC127876200 gene encoding uncharacterized protein LOC127876200 isoform X1, yielding MAAGNGDVSRAFERVSLDPKHIGANFNEWVKPVANFDGCDQGWIKSLKESEYIGDIDFGSKPWARSREAVDYVMKELQNAMRAEAVKYERLRIESYIRQGSSRDALKVIWPNEYDSVIQFQIEGLKLVSKPVTKSSVVIPGFCFFEIDDKWENLEKTFPKLCKKSVFVKLNGKLFLSSKNLHEKILTSIVDAASLIVEKKIRDNKEVEFSITRKKNPPAINITIHLNEEAHNQLMVAGKLRKSEDGTGEIDLDIVPAMKLREDTTTTYQGTRLGCPIHAVCKWVEGDMNQMLEFVSETEKTLVWHINSSGYEKHTLDVIRTTARGQYILTALRIMKTYFVRAKTLAKDKKQSPPQLVTVLKSYHLKQIALYEVMFTCHLRPTVALNNTYDALLYFISLLEAALDAKHLPHFYYSNPLVTQMYPGYEPPVGPKYDLFRKCPADALLQAKKVLQNQLITALRLVRTENKDMTKLVNEFKDKILSGKYF